The Sphingorhabdus sp. Alg231-15 genome has a segment encoding these proteins:
- a CDS encoding COX15/CtaA family protein: MSSIAQPLPPLNGATRSRPVAIANWLLSVAFLVFIMVIVGGITRLTESGLSITEWKPIMGAIPPLNEADWLSEFEKYKQIPEYIEINGPAGMTLADFKFIYFWEWVHRLLGRVIGLAFALPFLYFAIKRAIPAGYGWRLTGLLLLGGLQGFIGWWMVSSGLSERTDVSHFRLATHLLMALFILACLVWTALDLRGLANRSTKPARMTGFGLLVAIVLFLQLLFGAYVAGLNAGYVSNTWPLMNDYFVPEGIDFTFGAWAAINNDPYLTHFIHRWWAWVTVGVLMVLARKVRGQSRMASIAIHSAFGTQILLGIATVMTGMDISLAVLHQAVGALVVAATAWGVHILGREKPVAVKA; the protein is encoded by the coding sequence ATGAGCAGTATTGCCCAGCCACTTCCGCCCCTAAACGGGGCAACGCGCAGCCGGCCAGTGGCCATTGCCAATTGGTTGCTGTCGGTCGCTTTTCTGGTCTTCATCATGGTTATTGTCGGCGGTATCACCCGGCTGACCGAATCGGGCCTGTCGATTACCGAGTGGAAGCCGATCATGGGCGCGATCCCGCCGCTGAATGAGGCCGACTGGCTGTCCGAATTTGAAAAATACAAACAGATACCCGAATATATCGAAATTAACGGGCCGGCTGGCATGACACTGGCGGATTTCAAATTCATCTATTTCTGGGAATGGGTGCACCGGTTGCTCGGCCGTGTCATTGGCCTCGCCTTTGCTTTGCCGTTCCTCTATTTTGCTATAAAACGCGCCATTCCGGCTGGCTATGGCTGGCGCTTGACCGGCTTGCTGTTGCTGGGTGGATTGCAGGGTTTTATCGGCTGGTGGATGGTCAGTTCGGGGCTTTCAGAGCGGACCGATGTCAGCCATTTCCGGCTTGCAACGCATTTGCTGATGGCATTGTTCATTCTCGCCTGTCTGGTCTGGACCGCGCTGGATCTTCGGGGTCTGGCCAACAGGAGCACAAAACCGGCGCGTATGACCGGCTTCGGACTGTTGGTTGCGATTGTGCTGTTCTTGCAGCTGCTCTTCGGTGCTTATGTGGCGGGCCTCAATGCAGGCTATGTTTCCAACACATGGCCGTTGATGAATGACTATTTTGTGCCAGAAGGCATCGACTTTACCTTTGGCGCATGGGCGGCGATCAACAATGATCCTTATCTCACCCACTTCATCCATCGTTGGTGGGCGTGGGTCACGGTCGGCGTTCTGATGGTGCTGGCGCGCAAGGTTCGGGGCCAATCCCGCATGGCATCCATCGCTATTCACAGCGCATTCGGCACGCAGATATTGCTCGGTATCGCAACCGTGATGACCGGCATGGACATCAGCTTGGCGGTCTTGCATCAGGCTGTCGGCGCTCTGGTTGTCGCCGCCACTGCCTGGGGTGTCCATATATTGGGGCGTGAAAAGCCCGTTGCTGTGAAGGCATGA
- the cutA gene encoding divalent cation tolerance protein CutA has translation MSDKPALIYTTFGSSAEAKRLARTLIEEKLIACANHLAPAVSQYVWEDELCEDEEYPVLLKTMGSQAAAAMARLKTLHSYDTPAILCWFVNESDPDYAKWLSNEVAE, from the coding sequence ATGAGTGACAAACCGGCCCTCATTTACACCACATTCGGATCAAGTGCAGAAGCCAAACGGCTTGCCAGAACATTGATCGAAGAAAAACTGATAGCCTGCGCCAATCATCTGGCACCGGCAGTTTCGCAATATGTCTGGGAGGACGAGCTTTGCGAAGATGAGGAATATCCGGTGTTGTTGAAGACCATGGGATCGCAGGCCGCAGCAGCGATGGCGCGGCTCAAAACCCTCCATAGCTATGATACGCCAGCGATATTATGCTGGTTCGTTAATGAAAGCGATCCGGACTATGCAAAATGGCTTTCGAACGAGGTCGCCGAATAG
- the rplM gene encoding 50S ribosomal protein L13, with protein sequence MKGITKQTQSVKPADVEKKWHIIDAENLVVGRVATIIANILRGKHKPSYTPHVDCGDHVIVINAGKVKFTGNKTKNKIYYKHTGYPGGLKERTAEKVLEGQFPERVLEKAVERMIPKGPLGFAQMRNLHLFNGTEHPYAGQDPQPLDVASMNRKNKVSA encoded by the coding sequence ATGAAGGGTATCACCAAACAGACGCAGTCGGTCAAACCCGCAGACGTCGAGAAGAAATGGCATATAATTGATGCCGAAAATCTGGTTGTCGGCCGCGTTGCCACGATCATTGCCAACATCCTGCGCGGCAAGCACAAACCAAGCTACACCCCGCATGTGGATTGCGGCGATCATGTCATCGTGATCAATGCTGGCAAGGTGAAGTTCACCGGCAACAAGACCAAGAACAAGATCTATTACAAGCACACCGGCTATCCCGGCGGCTTGAAAGAGCGCACAGCGGAAAAGGTCCTCGAAGGCCAGTTCCCCGAGCGCGTCCTGGAAAAAGCGGTTGAGCGCATGATTCCAAAAGGTCCACTTGGCTTTGCGCAGATGCGTAACCTGCACCTCTTCAATGGCACCGAGCATCCTTATGCTGGCCAAGACCCACAGCCGCTCGACGTGGCTTCCATGAACCGCAAGAACAAGGTGAGCGCATAA
- the rpsI gene encoding 30S ribosomal protein S9: MSDVKTDLADLKEIAGDAVTEAPAAEGGATETAEPPVSTMPLREQELDQYGRAYATGRRKDAVARVWLKPGKGKITVNGRDQETYFARPTLRLVLNQVFAITEREGQYDVDVTVKGGGLSGQAGAVKHGISQALTKYEPALRSTVKAAGFLTRDSRKVERKKYGKAKARKSFQFSKR, translated from the coding sequence ATGTCTGACGTAAAAACCGATCTCGCTGATCTTAAAGAAATTGCCGGCGACGCCGTAACCGAAGCGCCTGCTGCTGAAGGCGGCGCAACCGAAACCGCTGAGCCCCCCGTATCAACCATGCCACTGCGCGAGCAAGAGCTGGATCAATATGGTCGTGCCTATGCTACCGGTCGCCGTAAAGATGCGGTTGCCCGCGTCTGGCTCAAGCCCGGCAAAGGTAAGATCACGGTCAACGGCCGCGATCAGGAAACCTATTTCGCGCGTCCAACCCTGCGCTTGGTTCTCAACCAGGTATTCGCGATTACCGAGCGTGAAGGTCAGTATGACGTTGACGTCACGGTCAAGGGCGGCGGACTTTCCGGTCAGGCCGGCGCTGTGAAACATGGTATTTCACAGGCCCTGACGAAATATGAGCCAGCCTTGCGTTCCACGGTCAAAGCGGCAGGCTTCCTGACCCGCGACAGCCGTAAGGTTGAGCGTAAGAAATATGGTAAAGCGAAAGCGCGTAAGAGCTTCCAGTTCTCCAAACGCTAA
- a CDS encoding helix-turn-helix domain-containing protein produces the protein MNNKIRVLRAEQGWSQAELATRVGVSRNSINSIENGRFDPSLPLAFDIADAFGLTIEQIFIREAKPVRTED, from the coding sequence ATGAACAACAAGATCAGAGTGTTGCGCGCCGAACAGGGCTGGAGCCAGGCAGAGTTGGCCACGCGCGTTGGTGTCTCGCGCAACTCCATCAATTCGATAGAAAATGGCCGGTTCGACCCGTCGCTGCCGCTGGCTTTCGATATTGCTGATGCCTTTGGTTTGACAATCGAACAGATTTTCATCCGCGAAGCGAAGCCCGTCAGGACAGAAGACTAG
- a CDS encoding NAD(P)-dependent oxidoreductase — MKNSAKILAMHPDMHTLFPNKPDHWEFIGIGADVDQTIAEKGDGVEILLSASIEKLDKEMLDCFPNLKMIASISAGFSNIDLDICKARKIAVTNAPGMNSGDVADVAVTMMTSLLLKIPLNHDYIMSDSWVTKAGPLRHSLRGMPVGIVGLGSIGMEVVKRLEPFGVDIKWWGPRPKPEITFPYVDSLGELAEQCRSLIVCCRPDQSTYHLIDQEILNQLGSDGMLVNVSRGSVVDEPALIAALKSGSIGGAGLDVFDPEPTNSSRWKDVPNVILSPHQGGSTYETLFAQAQLVQDNIENFLNEKPLLSSVL, encoded by the coding sequence GTGAAAAACTCCGCCAAAATTCTGGCAATGCATCCCGATATGCATACGCTTTTCCCGAACAAGCCTGATCACTGGGAATTTATCGGCATCGGCGCAGATGTGGATCAGACCATTGCAGAAAAGGGGGATGGAGTAGAAATCCTACTGTCGGCGAGCATTGAAAAACTCGATAAAGAGATGCTTGACTGCTTTCCGAACCTCAAGATGATCGCTTCGATTTCTGCGGGATTCAGCAATATTGATCTCGATATATGCAAAGCGCGAAAGATTGCTGTCACCAACGCTCCGGGGATGAATTCGGGCGATGTTGCGGATGTCGCCGTTACGATGATGACCTCACTGCTTTTGAAAATTCCTCTGAACCATGACTATATTATGTCGGACAGTTGGGTAACCAAAGCGGGTCCACTTCGTCACTCGCTGCGCGGCATGCCAGTCGGCATAGTTGGGTTAGGTTCAATAGGTATGGAGGTTGTCAAACGTCTTGAACCCTTTGGTGTCGACATAAAATGGTGGGGACCAAGGCCGAAACCTGAAATCACATTTCCTTACGTTGATTCTCTTGGCGAGCTCGCTGAACAATGCCGCAGCCTGATTGTCTGCTGCAGGCCGGATCAATCAACCTACCATTTGATCGATCAGGAAATTTTGAATCAGCTTGGTTCCGATGGCATGCTCGTCAACGTCTCAAGGGGCAGTGTGGTCGACGAACCAGCATTGATCGCCGCTTTGAAATCGGGATCGATAGGCGGGGCAGGTCTTGATGTGTTCGATCCCGAACCAACAAACAGCTCACGATGGAAAGACGTTCCCAATGTGATTCTGTCTCCCCACCAAGGTGGGTCCACATATGAAACACTGTTTGCTCAGGCCCAACTGGTGCAAGATAACATAGAAAATTTTCTGAACGAAAAGCCGTTACTGAGCAGTGTATTGTAG
- a CDS encoding phytanoyl-CoA dioxygenase family protein, with translation MSRFDFSKSIEACASYYGDEAPAVKSYMYGGLEAALDLPNRGSIRFNDDGSLHQDIIDAYSKYGFYVFEDVIGTQELADIEEDIADMRSRFPTHPGSEVDSKGRPAIGIDSKAPGLNWSKPLSDPLGGSELANGRHQVKLKELDAADDAPEATPFILLGSLRFSDAALRTYGHPELLKVAACVNGEDFTPFNESLFIKDAGVGAAVSWHQDGDTYWDHPDFDENVHGFNFMVQLYGSTPVNGVWVVPGTHKLGKMDIKKMVAESGSERLKDAVPIVCAPGDAIICNRQLVHGSFANTGFEPRLTVNFGFHKRSSVLDVEGAGIHCPVAVYDQDVIKERSKVIGYAIDARRKKYPGEQPYDYKPFAESGDKYVWSPKAKASLKDYNIFDLSI, from the coding sequence ATGTCCCGTTTCGATTTCAGCAAGTCCATTGAAGCCTGCGCTTCTTACTACGGTGATGAGGCCCCTGCAGTGAAAAGCTATATGTATGGGGGATTGGAGGCAGCACTTGATCTGCCGAACCGCGGCTCTATCCGATTCAATGATGATGGCTCGCTGCATCAGGATATCATCGATGCCTACTCCAAATATGGCTTTTATGTTTTCGAAGACGTGATCGGGACGCAAGAGCTAGCGGATATCGAGGAAGATATCGCTGACATGCGCAGCCGCTTTCCAACACATCCGGGTTCGGAGGTCGATTCAAAAGGGCGCCCTGCTATCGGGATTGACAGTAAGGCGCCAGGTCTGAACTGGAGCAAGCCTCTCAGCGATCCTCTCGGTGGCAGCGAACTTGCCAATGGCCGCCATCAGGTCAAACTGAAGGAACTTGATGCAGCTGACGATGCACCTGAAGCTACACCCTTCATTCTTTTGGGTTCCCTTCGGTTTTCCGATGCTGCATTGCGCACTTATGGCCATCCGGAACTTCTCAAAGTAGCGGCTTGTGTGAACGGAGAAGATTTTACGCCGTTTAACGAATCCCTGTTCATCAAGGATGCTGGCGTTGGTGCAGCGGTTTCCTGGCATCAGGACGGTGATACTTATTGGGATCACCCGGACTTTGACGAAAATGTCCACGGCTTCAACTTCATGGTTCAGCTATATGGGAGCACACCGGTCAATGGCGTCTGGGTTGTGCCGGGCACCCACAAACTCGGAAAGATGGACATCAAGAAAATGGTTGCTGAATCGGGTAGCGAACGGCTGAAGGACGCTGTTCCAATTGTTTGCGCGCCCGGCGATGCCATCATATGCAACAGACAACTGGTTCATGGTTCCTTCGCAAATACCGGCTTTGAACCTCGCCTGACGGTCAATTTCGGGTTTCACAAACGCTCATCTGTTCTGGATGTGGAAGGCGCTGGCATTCACTGTCCCGTTGCTGTCTATGATCAGGATGTGATCAAGGAGCGATCAAAGGTCATTGGATATGCCATTGATGCGCGGCGGAAAAAATATCCCGGCGAACAGCCTTATGATTATAAGCCATTTGCAGAATCGGGCGATAAATATGTCTGGAGCCCTAAGGCGAAGGCCAGTCTGAAAGACTACAACATATTCGATCTCAGCATTTAG
- a CDS encoding TetR family transcriptional regulator, with product MKTNTLKEKPSVRVTNKQKRKERILSAARQTIAKNGFDALKLRDLAISAELTVPTIYNLIGGKSDILELVIGDLMKQIEATQANVDIDDVEKAFEVQIENLATLFGSDEDYYRAAFIAGDRSGLFEHSNQTGIYAKSIALPIAVCRKAKEVGLLLGNISSEQLGEHIYGSYRLARQDWSNGYFDLAQFRKQSLTGVYLCLAADAATDFRKRLSRKISALQ from the coding sequence ATGAAAACCAACACGCTTAAAGAAAAACCTTCGGTTCGCGTCACAAACAAGCAGAAGCGAAAGGAACGCATACTTTCAGCCGCACGGCAAACCATCGCAAAAAACGGGTTCGATGCTCTAAAACTACGCGATCTGGCAATCAGCGCCGAGCTGACCGTTCCAACCATTTACAATCTGATCGGCGGGAAGTCCGATATTCTGGAGCTTGTGATCGGCGACTTGATGAAACAGATTGAGGCAACGCAGGCGAACGTCGATATTGACGATGTTGAAAAAGCATTTGAAGTGCAAATCGAAAATCTGGCTACACTATTCGGGAGTGATGAGGATTATTATCGGGCGGCATTCATAGCTGGTGACCGCAGCGGTTTGTTTGAACATAGCAACCAGACAGGAATATATGCAAAGTCTATTGCCCTGCCGATTGCTGTTTGTCGAAAGGCAAAAGAGGTCGGATTGTTGCTTGGGAATATTTCTTCAGAGCAACTGGGAGAACATATCTATGGAAGCTACCGGCTAGCTCGTCAGGATTGGTCGAACGGATATTTTGATTTGGCCCAGTTTCGCAAACAGTCATTGACTGGTGTTTACCTATGCCTTGCCGCCGATGCGGCAACCGACTTTCGAAAGAGATTATCCCGAAAAATTTCAGCGTTGCAATAA
- a CDS encoding SDR family NAD(P)-dependent oxidoreductase encodes MTNPLFDLTGEVAVITGAGRGIGEGMAKTLADAGCNVVCASRSIDEIQAVADEINASNTGGRAVAQVTDVTSAEQMDALAQRAVDEFGKLDIWVNNAGGSLVSAPLTELPEAEWDQTMAVNLTSVFHGVRAACKHFGEGSRIVNTSSMAGQDPFPGSGHYSAAKAGVLMLTKTLAHELGPKTRVNAILPGFVPTETVKKALNMKDEDFIGFEDTLGLPSGRLGTPQDIGALTLYLCAPASEWVTGQCIRIAGTP; translated from the coding sequence ATGACCAATCCTCTTTTCGATCTCACCGGCGAAGTCGCCGTCATCACTGGCGCCGGTCGCGGCATTGGCGAAGGCATGGCAAAGACGCTCGCCGATGCCGGTTGCAATGTGGTGTGCGCCTCGCGCAGCATCGATGAAATCCAGGCGGTTGCTGATGAAATCAACGCCAGCAATACAGGCGGACGTGCGGTTGCACAGGTCACGGATGTCACCAGCGCCGAGCAGATGGACGCGCTCGCCCAGCGCGCTGTCGATGAATTTGGAAAGCTCGACATCTGGGTCAACAATGCCGGTGGATCGCTGGTCTCCGCGCCGCTGACCGAGTTGCCGGAGGCGGAATGGGACCAGACCATGGCGGTCAACCTGACCTCGGTCTTCCACGGTGTGCGAGCGGCCTGTAAGCATTTTGGCGAAGGTAGCCGGATCGTCAACACCAGCTCAATGGCTGGCCAGGATCCCTTCCCCGGCAGCGGCCATTATAGCGCGGCCAAGGCGGGCGTGCTGATGCTGACCAAAACCCTCGCCCATGAACTCGGTCCGAAGACGCGCGTAAACGCAATCCTGCCCGGCTTTGTCCCGACCGAAACGGTCAAGAAAGCGCTGAACATGAAGGACGAGGATTTTATCGGTTTCGAAGACACGCTGGGTCTGCCTTCTGGACGATTGGGCACACCGCAGGATATCGGTGCGCTAACGCTTTATCTCTGCGCGCCGGCTTCGGAGTGGGTGACGGGGCAATGTATAAGGATTGCCGGGACGCCTTGA
- a CDS encoding molybdopterin-containing oxidoreductase family protein, translated as MAIEQKHVMCRACHAHCGLIVDFEDGVPIKTHGDKNNPEFEGYSCIKGRQLANYHSFDTRLLTSYKGMKHGQKEAVHWRTAAEEIAEKIEAIVTEHGPDSVASYVGTFGYNNLNGHAFILALMDAIGSTSVYDSVTIDQPGKGIARALVGPWLAGAPRVGDWDGLMLVGTNPIVSMNGGLGMNPAKKLHDAKKRGMQLIVIDPRKTDSARQADLHLQCRPGEDPIILGAIAKVVIEEGLYDQDFVANDVDGFEALKKAVTPFDPALAAQRADVTAEEIVQAARMYGSWKKGSISVGTGPNMAGGGNITEYLNLSMTSIMGHWLREGDINRRSGVFMKPAPPVAASPGPMEAWGFGRKLHSRDLEQSISGMPTAALPDEILTPGDKQVKALICLGGNPMLAWPDQLKTFEAMKALDLLVCLDPRMSKTAELADYVIAPKLHYEVHGNTAAAELYGGFGAGWGFENNYAQASPPIMESPEGSDLCEEYEFLYTLASEMDKPLKIKSWALVSHPDEREEKATTFAPGETPDPITAWSAALNGSPVPVADVYADPDAHKGKIMDAQALMVQPKPAEWEGKLSVGNAAMMEELAGYAQRLGEPVEETAFPMRMIGRRMTEIHNSNWHEDPVQRKRVPHHPAFMNPEDMEALGLNEDQPVEVESARAFISCVAKADKTVKPGCVSLPHSWGTNPDEKEDPLGEGGNTGRLSFNDRDFDKRTGIPLMSSIPIRVRAKEAALEAAE; from the coding sequence ATGGCAATTGAACAGAAACATGTGATGTGCCGGGCCTGTCACGCCCATTGCGGCCTGATTGTCGATTTTGAAGACGGTGTTCCAATCAAGACCCATGGCGACAAGAACAATCCAGAGTTTGAAGGCTATAGCTGTATCAAGGGGCGCCAGCTTGCCAATTATCACAGTTTCGATACCCGCCTGCTGACCAGCTACAAGGGCATGAAACACGGCCAGAAAGAGGCGGTCCACTGGCGCACCGCTGCCGAGGAAATTGCAGAAAAGATCGAAGCCATTGTCACAGAACATGGTCCGGACAGTGTCGCCTCTTATGTTGGCACCTTCGGCTATAATAATCTCAACGGCCATGCGTTCATCCTCGCGCTGATGGATGCGATTGGTTCGACCTCGGTTTACGACAGCGTCACGATTGATCAGCCGGGGAAGGGTATTGCCCGCGCGCTGGTTGGCCCGTGGCTGGCCGGTGCACCGCGTGTCGGTGACTGGGACGGTCTGATGCTCGTTGGCACCAATCCGATCGTATCGATGAACGGCGGTCTCGGCATGAATCCGGCGAAGAAATTGCATGATGCCAAGAAGCGCGGGATGCAGCTGATCGTTATCGATCCGCGCAAGACCGACAGCGCGCGGCAGGCCGATCTGCACCTGCAATGCCGCCCCGGTGAAGACCCGATCATCCTCGGTGCTATTGCCAAGGTGGTGATTGAAGAAGGGCTTTATGACCAGGATTTCGTTGCCAATGATGTTGATGGTTTTGAAGCGCTAAAAAAAGCAGTCACCCCATTCGACCCCGCTTTGGCCGCCCAGCGCGCCGACGTGACAGCGGAGGAAATCGTTCAGGCTGCGCGCATGTATGGCAGTTGGAAAAAAGGCAGCATCAGCGTCGGCACCGGTCCCAATATGGCGGGCGGCGGCAATATTACCGAATATCTCAACCTGTCGATGACATCGATCATGGGCCACTGGCTGCGCGAAGGCGATATCAACCGGCGCAGCGGTGTCTTCATGAAACCCGCGCCGCCGGTTGCCGCATCACCCGGCCCGATGGAGGCCTGGGGCTTTGGCCGCAAATTACATAGCCGCGATCTCGAACAAAGCATTTCCGGCATGCCGACTGCGGCGCTGCCGGATGAAATTCTCACCCCCGGCGACAAGCAGGTAAAGGCGCTCATCTGTCTCGGCGGCAATCCGATGCTCGCCTGGCCGGATCAGCTCAAGACTTTTGAAGCAATGAAAGCGCTCGACCTGCTGGTCTGCCTCGACCCGCGCATGTCGAAAACAGCGGAACTGGCGGACTATGTCATCGCACCAAAACTCCATTATGAAGTGCATGGCAATACCGCCGCGGCGGAACTCTATGGCGGCTTTGGTGCCGGCTGGGGCTTCGAAAATAATTATGCGCAGGCCAGTCCGCCGATCATGGAATCGCCGGAAGGGTCTGATCTTTGCGAAGAGTATGAATTTCTCTACACGCTCGCCAGTGAAATGGACAAGCCACTGAAAATCAAATCATGGGCCCTGGTGTCGCATCCCGATGAGCGGGAAGAAAAAGCCACGACCTTTGCACCGGGTGAAACGCCAGATCCGATCACCGCATGGAGCGCTGCACTCAATGGATCGCCAGTGCCCGTCGCCGACGTCTATGCTGACCCGGATGCGCACAAAGGCAAGATCATGGATGCGCAGGCGCTGATGGTGCAGCCCAAACCAGCCGAATGGGAAGGCAAATTGTCGGTCGGCAATGCGGCGATGATGGAAGAACTGGCCGGCTATGCACAGCGTCTGGGTGAGCCGGTGGAAGAAACCGCCTTCCCGATGCGGATGATTGGGCGGCGAATGACCGAAATTCATAACAGCAACTGGCATGAAGACCCGGTGCAGCGCAAACGTGTGCCGCATCATCCGGCCTTTATGAACCCCGAAGACATGGAAGCCCTCGGCCTCAACGAAGACCAGCCGGTGGAAGTGGAATCCGCGCGGGCTTTTATCAGCTGCGTAGCCAAGGCAGACAAGACGGTGAAACCGGGCTGTGTTTCACTTCCCCATAGCTGGGGAACCAATCCGGACGAGAAAGAAGACCCTCTGGGCGAAGGCGGCAATACCGGACGCCTGTCTTTCAATGACCGCGATTTTGACAAGCGCACCGGTATACCGTTGATGAGCAGCATACCCATCCGTGTGCGAGCAAAAGAAGCAGCCCTTGAGGCGGCGGAATAA
- a CDS encoding acyl-CoA dehydrogenase family protein, with protein sequence MANKPDAAELKDYSQAADAWFKENTVRDPGFMLPLTFMEVSTDEQFDFLREWQRKVYEAGYLGAAWPKEYGGGGLHTDFQRAATRAMKKYDAPIMLNAIGNGWAGPLILDLGSEEQKQKYIKGMLNAEDIWCQGFSEPEHGSDLGNAQLKAVKDGDDYVLNGSKIWTSLGDRAKYMILLARTDFEAENKYKGLSFFLNPMKIDGISTSRIKKLTGEYGFVQTFFTDARISADCLFGGEGNGWSMAMKTLEYERGAKVKPVGGYFVKELDVMQIVELAKNSTRNGKPLLDDPVMRDKMTQYMIDIQALNLNNTRRRMPQLMQDKPMGLPLMNKLARTELIRELTEFSLGFQGTKAGYYVGDENAVDDGYWHRSYLNSFSATIGGGTSEIQRNIVAEHALGLPKTR encoded by the coding sequence ATGGCCAACAAGCCCGACGCAGCCGAATTAAAGGATTATAGCCAAGCCGCTGATGCGTGGTTCAAGGAGAATACGGTTCGTGACCCCGGGTTCATGCTGCCGTTGACCTTCATGGAGGTGTCAACTGATGAGCAGTTTGATTTCCTGCGTGAGTGGCAGCGTAAGGTCTATGAAGCGGGCTATCTGGGCGCGGCATGGCCGAAAGAATATGGCGGGGGCGGCCTGCACACGGATTTTCAGCGTGCGGCGACCCGGGCGATGAAAAAATATGACGCCCCGATCATGCTCAACGCGATTGGCAATGGCTGGGCTGGGCCGCTCATCCTTGATCTGGGATCGGAGGAGCAGAAACAGAAATATATTAAGGGCATGCTCAATGCAGAGGATATATGGTGCCAGGGCTTTTCCGAACCGGAACATGGCAGTGACCTTGGCAATGCGCAGCTGAAAGCGGTCAAGGACGGCGATGACTATGTTCTCAACGGGTCGAAAATCTGGACCTCGCTGGGCGATCGGGCGAAATATATGATCCTGCTCGCACGCACCGATTTCGAGGCAGAGAATAAATATAAGGGTCTCAGCTTTTTCCTTAATCCGATGAAGATTGACGGGATCAGCACCAGCCGGATCAAGAAGTTGACCGGTGAATATGGTTTTGTGCAGACCTTCTTTACCGACGCACGGATTTCTGCCGACTGCCTGTTTGGCGGGGAAGGCAATGGCTGGTCAATGGCGATGAAGACGCTGGAATATGAGCGCGGCGCCAAGGTTAAACCGGTCGGCGGCTATTTCGTCAAGGAACTGGATGTCATGCAGATTGTCGAGCTGGCAAAAAACTCGACGCGCAATGGCAAGCCCTTGCTCGACGATCCGGTGATGCGCGACAAGATGACGCAATATATGATTGATATCCAGGCGCTCAATCTCAACAACACCCGCCGCCGGATGCCGCAGCTGATGCAAGACAAGCCAATGGGCCTGCCGCTGATGAACAAGCTGGCGCGGACCGAGTTGATCCGCGAGCTGACCGAATTTTCGCTCGGCTTTCAGGGGACCAAGGCGGGCTATTATGTCGGCGATGAAAATGCTGTGGATGACGGTTACTGGCACCGCAGCTATCTCAACAGTTTCTCCGCGACAATTGGCGGCGGGACGTCGGAGATCCAGCGCAATATTGTCGCCGAGCATGCGCTTGGCCTGCCGAAGACGCGCTAA